The genomic segment GTTCCTGCTCGTACCCACCCGGGCCAACACCCAGCCCGCGTTCGGCTGCTACCTCCCCGACACTTCCGAGCCGATCGCGTACCCGGCCGGGCTGATCGTGCTCACCATGGGACATGACCGCATCCTCGCCGTCACCAGGTTCCTCGACAACGAGCTGCTGCCCCGATTCGGGCTCCCCGAGAAGGTCACCCTGCCCGCCCAGGCGCGGTAAGAGGGGACCCCCTGCACTGCCGCAGATCGAATGGTCACGCAGGCGCGGCATAGCAATGCACGGTCACCGTCTGCGTCGGACTCCACCGCTGATCGACGGTGGCCAGCAAGCTCCAGCCCAGGCGTTCGTACAAGGCCGCGGCCGACGTGTCGGAGGCCAGGACGTCGAGGACCGGGTGCAGCGCACGCTGGTGAGCGTCCTGCACCGCCCGCTCCATCAGCAGAGCGCCGATTCCGTGGCCACGAGCGGCAGGTGAGACGAACAACCGGCTGATCACAGCGGTGTCCTCGACGGACACGCCCTCGCGGCCGCTCCACAGGGCAGGTGCCGCATCTCCCGCCCCGCTGCGCGACAGGCCGATATGACCGACGACGTGTCCGTCCAGTTCCGCCACCCATGCCGCGAGCAGGGAAGGCTGCATCAGCCACTCACTGGGACGGTCAGGCCAGTTCGCCGGATAGCCGTCACTGGCATGGACCTCGGCGAGCACGCCGACGCAGTCATCGACATCGGATGCCTCGCGCCGCCGGATGCGGCAGGTCGGAGGTTCGTCGGCCGTAGGTACACCCTGTCGATTCACCGAAGCATGAAAGCACAACACGACGACGGGACCGGCCGATCGGCCCCCTCCGGCCTCGGACCGGATGCTGCCGGGCCGGGTGCTTCACGGCTTCGGGAGGTTCGGGAGCCGGTGCGACGACGCCGTTCCCGACCTCGGGCCGGACTGCCGCCGCCGCACCGGAGGGCGCTGCTTGCTGGGTGGGATCTACCCGCGGTCGGCTATGCGGAGTGCCGCCACCACCGCTGGTCGGTGGCGAAGACCGCGCGCAGGGTGTTGGTCGCGCAGTGGATCTCTCCTTCTGACACATGGGTGGAGAGCAGGTCGTCGACGTAGCGGACCGTGTAGCCGGTGGTGGCGAAGGCCTTGTCGATGGCCTCGGTGAAGACGTCCTTCCCGCCGATCAGCGGACCGAAGGGCTTCGGCGCGACGTATTCCCCGTTGTTCAGCACCAGACCGTTGACCGTGCCGGGGATCAACGCCACCGCCTGGTCCATGGCGCCGAGCCGGGCTTCGGCCGCGTCCCGGTCGGGACCCGGCTTCATGCCCCTGATTTCGCTCTGGAGCATCAGGTAGTCCATCGTGCGGGCAGTGAACAAGGCGGGGACCCGCACGATGTCGGCGTCGGTCAGACCCACCTCGCGCTTCAGTACGGCGACGTTGGCGTCGATCCTCTGCGCGCTGCGGTCGTTGACGTGCAGGAACTGCGGGTCGGCGAGGAACTGGTCGATGCTGCGCTGGTCGACGTGGTCGGTGTACCGCCAGTCCAGTGCGGGCAGCCCACCGTGCATGATCTGGCCCCCGTGCCCGGCCTTCTTCGCGTCCTGGAGAACCTTCATGCCGCTTCGCGGGTCGGCGACGATCGCGCGCCAGCCGAGGCGGCTGCCCGGGGCGGGCAGGAACTGGATGAACTCGTCGATGTGGCCGACCGACAGCCACGACGTGTCGAGCGACAGGGGCTTCTGCATGCTCTGCGAACGCAGGAAGGTGAGCATCTCCGTGGCGGGGCCCTTCTTGCCGTCGGAGGGGTCACCGCCGATGACGATGCGGCCCGCCGGGTAGCCCCGGTACGCGGGGACCGTCTCCAGGTTGCCCATCGAGTCGTACGTCGAGTCCTCGTCCGGGGTCGGCACGTGCGCGATGTGCACGGCGGCCACGTCGGGCCCGGCGAAGTCGGTGAACACGACACGGGAGGCGGCGTGCCGGTTCTCGTTGACGGAGGGGATCAGCACGCGCATCCCGTGCGGCTTGCCGCCGGAGCCGGGGATGGAGGCGTAGGCCGGCTCGAAGAGGTCCTGCATCCACTGGTCGCCGCCGGTGTCCACCCGGCGCAGCGGCGTGTCGAGTCCGTTCGCCTTCACGGCGGCGGCGAGGGCGTCGGTGAAGGGCTTGCCGGTCTCCGGATCCTGGTCGTCGGAGGCGAGCGCCTCCTGCAGACGCTGGGTGTTGAGCTGAGTGAGTACCGGGGCCTGCTGGAGGGCGACGGTGCGCGAGGAGGTCACGCCGTTCGCAGTGACGTCCAGTCGTACGGTGACGCGGCCGGCCCATACGGCGGAGTCACGGACGATGTCGCGCCCCTCGATGCCCAGTTCGACTCCTGCGCGCAGCTCGGCGGCGGTCAGCTTCGTGTCGGGGCCGACGACCTCCCAGCCCCTGGGCGCGGCACTCCTGGGGCGCTTGATGAACAGGCGCACGTGGTCGGCCCCGGCGCCCGGCACGGTGACGCGCCCGGTCGCGGAAGCGGGGGCCGCGGCCCAGGGTGCCGTATGGAGACGGGCCAGATCGGCCTCGTCCTGGGCGCCGTTGACCACCGTGTCGGCGGCGTCGTTGCACCCGGCCATGTCACGGTCGGCCTGATACTGCGCCAGCCGATGGGTCCGCTTCAACGCGGCGTACTTCCGCTCCGCCTCATCCTTCTTGGCGGGGTCCTTGGCCTCCTCACGCAGCGCCGCCTCCTGTACCCGGAAACTCTCGTTGTCGGCCTGCTCCCGACCGGCGGCACTGACCAGGAGCTCCTTGGAGCGGGCCTTGCAGACGCCGGCGTCATCGTCGACGTTGGCCAGGAAGAGCGCAGGCTGCCCGGGAGCCGTGGCGGTGTCGGTCCGGAGATCCGCCACAGGTGTGGCGGCGGAGGCGGGCATGGCGAGGCCCACCGTGCTGACGGTCAGTGCCCCCGCCAGAAACAGTTCGCGCGTTCGGAATCTCATCGCTGGGTGTCCCTCGGATCCGGTGCGAGGTCCCGCTGCCGGGCAGTGCCCGCTGCAGCTTCAGGGACCGTCTGAAGACATCAAGATCGCCAATACTTGTCAGTTTCCTGTGAACCGGAGGTCAGGGAATCGTCAGCGAGGACTTGCGGGACCCTTGCGCTGCTCACGCTCGCTCTGGCACGGACGCCAGCTGGGACCAGGCGTGGCACCGGCTGGACGGATGGAAACGCTGGCTGCCCGTGGCCGGCGCGACGCACTACAGCTTCTCCGACATCCCGCTCTTCCTGGACGAACTAGGCCTGCCTGGAGCGCAGTCGCAGCAGACCCTTCCCGGCGGCCGATCGCTGGACATCACGCGCGCGTACGTCGGAGCCTTCTTCGACCTGCAGCTGAAGCACACTCCGCAGCCGCTGCTGGACGGTCCGACGCCGACAGAACCGGAGGTCGTCTTCAACAACCCGTAACCGGATGGTGGAGCGGGTCGAGTCGAAGGCGGGGGCACCAACCGTGCCTTCAGGGACGGTGTGTTGCTCCGCCGGGCCGGGGGAGGGTGAGGGCCGCGGCGGCGGCCAGCAGGGCCGTGGCGACCGCAGCCCACCAGCCCTGGCGGAACGCGTCGAGCGTCGCGTCCGCTGTGGCGGGGGTTCCGAGGAGGGTGACCGTCAGCGCGACGCCCAGGACGGAACCGGTCTGGCGGGCCATCGTGGTGACGGCCGAGCCGGTCGCGAAGCGAGTGGGCGGCAGCGCCGTGGCGGCCGCGCCGACGAGGGTGGGGAGGGCGAAGCCGACGCCGATGCCGGTGAGCAGCATGCCGGGGAGGAGCCCGGTGGCGTAATGCGGGTCCGTGCTGAGCACGGTGGCCCACCAGGCGAGTCCGGCGCCGAACAGCAGGCAGCCGAGCGCGGCGGTACGGCCGGCACCGAGGCGGCGGACGACAGGACCGGAGCTGATGGCGAGGAGCGGGACGACCAGCGGGCCCGGTGCGATCGCCAGCCCCGTGCGGATCGGCGAGTACCCCCACACCTGCTGGCACCAGAGCACCGAAGTGAGCAGCATGGCCGCGAACGCGGCCGTGAAGAAAAGGGCCGCGACGGTCGCGGCGGCGAAGGCAGGGGTGCGCAGCATCGGCAACTCGACGATCGGAGCGGGGTGCCGGGCCGACCGCAGCACGAAGGCGCCGGTGAGGACGACCGTGGCGAGCAGGGAGCCGAGGACCCCGGGGGAACTCCAGCCCCAGGCGTTCGACTTGACCAGTCCGAGCGCCAGGGCTCCTATCGCGAGGGTGAGCAAGGCGGTACCCAGCAGGTCGGGGATGCGGCCCGCGCGGTCCGGGCGGGAGTCGGGCAGCAGCCGGGCGCCGGCCACCAGGCCGACCACTCCGACCGGGACGTTGACGAGGAACACCCAGCGCCAGTCGGCCTCGACGAGGAGACCTCCGACGACCGGCCCGAGGCCGGCGGCTATCCCGCCGATCGCGGCCCAGCTGCGGATGGCCCGCGGGCGCTGCTCCGGCGCGGTGTTGGCCAGCAGCAGTGCGAGCGATGTCGGCATCAGGGCGGCGGCTCCGGCGGCCTGCAGGACGCGGGCCGCGACCAGCCAACCGAGGTCGGGAGCGACTGCGCACAGCGCGGAGGCGAGGGTGAAGACGAAGAGGCCCAGCAGGAAGCCCCGGCGGTGCCCGTACCGGTCGGCGAGCCGGCCGGCGACGACGAGCAGGGCGGCGAAGACGATCGCGTACGCGTTGAGCACCCAGGACAGCGAAGCGAGCGAGCTGCCGTCGAAGGAGGCCCCCATCGCGGGGACCGCGACGTTCACGATGAACAGATCGAGGTTCGCGACGAAGACACCGGCCGAGACGATCCACACAGAGGCGCGCGATGAGGCGCGGGGGGAGGTCCGGGAGGCCACGGACAGGGGAGGGTTTGATTTTCCAACTATCACGGCGACAAGCTAGCGCTCGTGAGTTTGAATTGGCAACCCATTCGAGAACCGGTGCGCACCACCCGCGGCGGCCGGGTCGCGCTCCGGCTGGACGGCGCGCCTCGCGTCGCCTACGGACAGGCGGACAGAGCTGCGCCCCGGACGCCTGGGCGTGCCCGCTCTCAGTCACCGTGCCGAGGTGCTTGCTTGTAGGTCGTGCCTGGTGGAATCAGTGCTTCCGTACGACGCGCTCCGGCGTACCCGGCTTCCAGATCGTGACGTCCATGTGGCCGCCGCCGACCTCCACCGCTGACGCTCCGGTCACATCGGCCGCGTAGAAGCGGTCGAAGTCGCGTCCCCGGAGGTCGAGCCCGATGTTTTCGAACAGGTCATCGGCGAACCGCTGATGCAGCGCTTTGTCCTGGACGTCCTCGACCACACCCCACAGCTTCGCGTCACCGTCCTTGACCTCGGCGTCGACCGTCGCCGTATGCAGGCAGAAGCGCGGGTCGCGACCCAGGTCCCGGAACTTGGTGGTGTCCGGCATGCCGACGATCCACAACTGGTCTTCGAACACCCTCGGCTCGATGGGGCTGATCCGCGGGAATCCGTCCGAGCGGAGGGTGGCAAGCAGGCACAGGTTGCCGGTGGCGGCATGGCGGCGCGTGAAGATGCCGGCGATCCGCGGCGCGCCCTCGGTGAACTCTTTCCAGGTCGTCATGGTTGCGACGCTACGACAGCGCGAGCCGGAGCGCCGGGCAACACGGGAGCGGCCGCCGAAATCATCAGGGCGGCACTCCCCGGCGACCATGTGATCGTGGTCGGCGCCGAGTTCTCCGGCCCCGCCTGCGCCTGCGCCTGCGCCCTGACCGGTGGCGGCCTGCGTGTCACCGTGCTGCCTCGTTCCTGCACGGTGTCGGGCACGCCCTGTCCGGGGCCGCCCCGGTCGGAGGCGTGTCGCCACACGGATCAGGTCGGCGACTGTGCGCAGTCGGCTCTGTGGCGGCCAGGCGATCACCGTTGTCACGGGTGGAGCATCCAGAACCGGCACGGCGGCCAGATCCCTGCGCAGGTCGGCGCCGGCCGACTCGGGCACGATCACGGTGGTGCGGCCGAGTGCGATCAGCTGGAAGAGCTGAGTCAGGTTCCGTACCTCTGCCCCTGGTCCCTCCGGGTAGCTGCACGGTCGGGTCAACGGGATGTGCGGCGGGCGTGGACGGCCGAGGCCACCGCGAAGACGGCTGCGGCCACGAAGCCGAGCATCTGTAGCCAGCCGGCGGTGAAGTCCAGTGCGCGGTCCGGTTCGATCAGCCGGGATGCGAACTCGGGCGTGGCGAGTCCGCCGAAGACGAAGAAGGCGCTCATGGCGAGGATCAACAGCGGGGTGAACCGCCACCGGACCAGCGCCACCATCACGGCGAACGCGAGGTCGATGAACGGGCCGGGCCCGTCATAGCCGGGAGCTTCGTCGCCGATGGCGGCCAGGACCAGAGCCATGCAGGTGGCGATCAGGAACATCCGGTGGTGGCCGTGAGCCCGGCCGATCGCGGTCCAGGCCGCACCACCGCGTCGCGGTGGTCCCACGGAATCCGGCAACCGGTGATCGGTGGGCGGTGTCTGCGCTGTCACGAGACAGGCTCCTTCGCTGGTGGCGTGCGCACCATCCTCGGCGCGGTCACGGCCGGCGTCGTCGTACCGCGGGCGGCTTCGCGCCTACGCCCCTCGGCGTAGGGGGCCAACGTGCCCGGAACGGCGCGTTACTCGCGGTGAAGTCATCGGCCGGTGGAACTGGCGGGTTCTCGCCCGTCGCCGCGGCCGTCGCACGCACACCACCGGTACCGTCCAGAAAAGTGCTCTCCTGTCGGCGGGCAGCGGCCCTGTCCCGTAGCCCGCGCGTGGGAACGCCGGCGATGAGCCCGCAGCACCCGACGCGTGCCGGCGCCGGGCCTGCACGAGGGCGTTGAGTGGCGGGTGGCCGGCAGCGAACACGAGGTACCGATGACATATGGGGGAGTTGGGCATGTACGTAGAAGCGGATGACGGGCGGGGCCTATGGCAGCAGGGCAGTTGGGAGGAGCCGAGCCGGAAACCGCCGGTGCATCAGGACCGTTCGGAATTCGCGCGCTGGTTCGAGGCGATTGCCGTGTTCGCGCCGGCACCGGCGTTCATCCGGGACGGACAGGGCCGGTACCTGTGGGCCAACGCCGCCTACGCCCACCTGTACTGCATGGAGCCCGACGCTGTCGTCGGCAGGACCGTCGAGGAGATCGACACACCCGCCGACGCGGCGATGTTCCGCGCGCTCGACCGCGAGGTGCTCCTGTCCGGCCGTCCGGTCCGTCACACCCTCTCCTTCCGGCATCCCGACGGCCTGCCCCGCCAGGTGACCGGGCACCGCTTCGTGCTCGACGTCGGCTGCGGACCGCGCGTGGGCGGGATCTACCTGGACGTCACCGACCACACCCGGGTCCTGGAGGACAAGACCGTCGCCGACGAGGAACTGCACGCGTTGCGGGAGCGCTCGGGTCTCGCCGTCGTGGCACTGGACCTGAGCGGCCGGGTGCAGCGGGTCAGCGGTGGCGCGGCCCAGTTGCTGGGGAGCGGCCGCAGCGCGCTGGAGGGAAGCTGGGCCGCCGAGCATCTGGACGGCGGTCTCGACGTCGGCTCGGTGCGGGGCGTCTGGGCGGACCTCGTTGCGGGACGGACCTCCCGGTACAGCGGCTCGGTGGTCTGCCGTACGGCCTCCGGCGGGAACCGGGTGCTGCGTACCGACCTGGCGGTGGTCAGGCGCCAAGGGGCGCCCGACCACATCGCAGCCGTACTGACCGCGCTGAGCGCCGAGTTCCACGGAAGGCCGGGCCTGAGTCCGGTGCAACTGCGCGTGCTCACGTTGATGGCCGGAGGCAGCCCG from the Streptomyces sp. RKAG293 genome contains:
- a CDS encoding protein-arginine deiminase domain-containing protein, whose product is MRFRTRELFLAGALTVSTVGLAMPASAATPVADLRTDTATAPGQPALFLANVDDDAGVCKARSKELLVSAAGREQADNESFRVQEAALREEAKDPAKKDEAERKYAALKRTHRLAQYQADRDMAGCNDAADTVVNGAQDEADLARLHTAPWAAAPASATGRVTVPGAGADHVRLFIKRPRSAAPRGWEVVGPDTKLTAAELRAGVELGIEGRDIVRDSAVWAGRVTVRLDVTANGVTSSRTVALQQAPVLTQLNTQRLQEALASDDQDPETGKPFTDALAAAVKANGLDTPLRRVDTGGDQWMQDLFEPAYASIPGSGGKPHGMRVLIPSVNENRHAASRVVFTDFAGPDVAAVHIAHVPTPDEDSTYDSMGNLETVPAYRGYPAGRIVIGGDPSDGKKGPATEMLTFLRSQSMQKPLSLDTSWLSVGHIDEFIQFLPAPGSRLGWRAIVADPRSGMKVLQDAKKAGHGGQIMHGGLPALDWRYTDHVDQRSIDQFLADPQFLHVNDRSAQRIDANVAVLKREVGLTDADIVRVPALFTARTMDYLMLQSEIRGMKPGPDRDAAEARLGAMDQAVALIPGTVNGLVLNNGEYVAPKPFGPLIGGKDVFTEAIDKAFATTGYTVRYVDDLLSTHVSEGEIHCATNTLRAVFATDQRWWRHSA
- a CDS encoding pyridoxamine 5'-phosphate oxidase family protein, encoding MIVPESAGADLRRDLAAVPVLDAPPVTTVIAWPPQSRLRTVADLIRVATRLRPGRPRTGRARHRAGTRQHGDTQAATGQGAGAGAGGAGELGADHDHMVAGECRPDDFGGRSRVARRSGSRCRSVATMTTWKEFTEGAPRIAGIFTRRHAATGNLCLLATLRSDGFPRISPIEPRVFEDQLWIVGMPDTTKFRDLGRDPRFCLHTATVDAEVKDGDAKLWGVVEDVQDKALHQRFADDLFENIGLDLRGRDFDRFYAADVTGASAVEVGGGHMDVTIWKPGTPERVVRKH
- a CDS encoding PAS domain-containing protein yields the protein MYVEADDGRGLWQQGSWEEPSRKPPVHQDRSEFARWFEAIAVFAPAPAFIRDGQGRYLWANAAYAHLYCMEPDAVVGRTVEEIDTPADAAMFRALDREVLLSGRPVRHTLSFRHPDGLPRQVTGHRFVLDVGCGPRVGGIYLDVTDHTRVLEDKTVADEELHALRERSGLAVVALDLSGRVQRVSGGAAQLLGSGRSALEGSWAAEHLDGGLDVGSVRGVWADLVAGRTSRYSGSVVCRTASGGNRVLRTDLAVVRRQGAPDHIAAVLTALSAEFHGRPGLSPVQLRVLTLMAGGSPNTVIASHLGLSRQALDYHLRRLRGVLDAASRPAMVARAYALGILDATTWPPRAVDTLSQH
- a CDS encoding GNAT family N-acetyltransferase, producing MNRQGVPTADEPPTCRIRRREASDVDDCVGVLAEVHASDGYPANWPDRPSEWLMQPSLLAAWVAELDGHVVGHIGLSRSGAGDAAPALWSGREGVSVEDTAVISRLFVSPAARGHGIGALLMERAVQDAHQRALHPVLDVLASDTSAAALYERLGWSLLATVDQRWSPTQTVTVHCYAAPA
- a CDS encoding MFS transporter codes for the protein MWIVSAGVFVANLDLFIVNVAVPAMGASFDGSSLASLSWVLNAYAIVFAALLVVAGRLADRYGHRRGFLLGLFVFTLASALCAVAPDLGWLVAARVLQAAGAAALMPTSLALLLANTAPEQRPRAIRSWAAIGGIAAGLGPVVGGLLVEADWRWVFLVNVPVGVVGLVAGARLLPDSRPDRAGRIPDLLGTALLTLAIGALALGLVKSNAWGWSSPGVLGSLLATVVLTGAFVLRSARHPAPIVELPMLRTPAFAAATVAALFFTAAFAAMLLTSVLWCQQVWGYSPIRTGLAIAPGPLVVPLLAISSGPVVRRLGAGRTAALGCLLFGAGLAWWATVLSTDPHYATGLLPGMLLTGIGVGFALPTLVGAAATALPPTRFATGSAVTTMARQTGSVLGVALTVTLLGTPATADATLDAFRQGWWAAVATALLAAAAALTLPRPGGATHRP